The genomic stretch GGTAGGCGCCCTCGTACTCCACCGCGACCTTGGCCTCCGGCCACGCGAAGTCGAGCGCCATCTCGTGGCCGCCGACGCGCACCGGGTACTGCGGCACGGGCGCCAGGCCGGCCAGGACCAGCGCCACGCGCACCCACGACTCCGCCGGCGAGTCCGCCCGCGGATCGACGAGTTCGACGGCCCGCCGGAACCGCGCCGCCCCGTATCGGCCGGCGCCCGCCCGCGCCATGGTGCGCAGCTCCGGCAGTGCCACCGTCTCGGCACGCACCATGGCGTCCAGCGCGGCGACGGCGGTCGGCAGCCGCTCCAGTGCCGCGACGTCCCACGCCGTCCGCAGGGGAGTGGTCAGGGGCAGTCCGTCGACGACCGTCCGGTCGCCCGGTCGGAGCACCGTCTGGTGGACGCGGACGTCGCGTGGGCCGCGCCACTTCCCGTCGGCGCTCCGCAGGACGGTGACCGGGTCCGTCGTGCCGGCGAACGGTGCGCCCCACCAAGCAGCGGCGGAGTGCCCGCCGATGACGGCGCCCTGCGGCAGCAGCAGCGCGACACCCTGGCACTTCAGCTGGTGGTCGAACGGCAGTCCGGGGTCGGCGTACACCCCCTGCACCAGCCGCCGGTAACCGCGCCGCCGCAGTTGGGCTCGGGTCAGGAAGCCCTCCGAGATGGCATGGCTGGCGATGAACACCCCGGGGAGCAGCTGCCTCGTCGCGGACATCCGGACACCCTGACCGATGCCGCGCCCCCGCCGTCCCGTTGTCCACAGGGGCCGAAACCGCGGTTTCGGCCCTGTCGGACTGGAGCCGGAACCGCGGTTTCGGCTCTAGGGGCGGTAGGTGGACCAGGTCGGCAGCTTCTCGGGGTAGTCGCCCTCGGTCACCGGGGTGCCGGGCACCCGCAGCCGCCGGGCGTCGGCGAAGCTGGTCGGCATCTCGTCGGCCGGCACGTTGTACATGAACCGGATCGTGCGCGCGGCGAACACCCAGCGGTCGTCGAGCCGGACGTAGCGGTCGTCGTAGCGGTACGCGGCGAGCAGCAGCTTGTCGCCCAGCGCGAGCTCGCCGTGGCCGTTGACCACGCCGGTCGCCGTCCCGGCGTCGACGTCGACGACCGCGACGTGCGACTCCGGGGTGTGCAGCGTGGTGACGTAGCGGTCCATCATCGACGCGTAGAACGTCCGCAGGTCGGCGTGGCCCTGGACGGTGGTGCCGAGCCGGGTGAAGCTGCCGTCGGGCGCGAAGCAGGCGACCACCGTGTCGAGGTCGTGGTCGTCGACGGCCATGGAGTACAGCACGCTGAGGTTCACCAGCGCCGCCTTGTCGGCCAGCTCGCGGATCTGCCGGTAGGCCTCCTCGGGGGTCGCGGCGAGCGTGGTGGTGGTGGTCGCGGACAGCAGATCCATGGGTCGTCTCCTCGATTCAGAGCCGTACTAGGCGCATGATTGTCAGAGACTACGTCTCGGTGTTACGGTCGCCACACCCCCAGCGGCGCACCGGTTCCTGCGCCCGTTCCACCGATCCGGAGGCGCCCGTGACCGCCGTCAGCGAAGCCCCGACCGCGACCGGTCTGCGGCCGACGAAGCCGGCCGGCGTCGTCGTCACCGGTGCGGCCCAGGGTCTCGGCAAGGCCATCGCCCGCCGCTTCGCCGAGGACGGCGGCCACGTCGTCGGCCTCGACCTGCACGACACGGTCGCCGACGTCGCCCGCGAGCTGGGCGAGGGCCATGACGCCGTCGTCGGCGACGCCACGGACCCGGATGTGGTGCGCGCCGCCTGCCAGCGGGCCGCAGAACTGGGCGGGGGACTGCGCACCGTCGTCCTCAACGCCGGCGTGATCGCGCCGGGGGCGACCGTCGACTACCCGATCGAGGACTGGGACAAGGTCCTCGGCGTGAACCTGCGCGGCACGTTCATCGGCGCGCAGGTCGCCCGCCCGTTCCTCTCCGAGGGCGGCAGCATGGTGCTGCTCTCGTCCATCTGCGCGTCCCAGGGCTTCGCCGCCCGCGCCGCGTACTGCGCCTCCAAGGCCGGCGTCGACGGGCTGGTCCGGTCGCTGGCCATGGAGTGGGGACCCGACGGCATCCGGGTCAACGGCGTCGCCCCCGGCACCTTCGAGACCGAGATGCAGAAGGCGATGGTCGCCAGCGGCTTCGTCTCGGTGCAGCGCTACATCGACCGCATCCCGATGAACCGCGTCGGCCGGCCCGAGGAGCTCGCCGACGCGGTGGCCTACCTCGCCTCCGACCGCGCGAGCTACATCAG from Blastococcus sp. PRF04-17 encodes the following:
- a CDS encoding nuclear transport factor 2 family protein — translated: MDLLSATTTTTLAATPEEAYRQIRELADKAALVNLSVLYSMAVDDHDLDTVVACFAPDGSFTRLGTTVQGHADLRTFYASMMDRYVTTLHTPESHVAVVDVDAGTATGVVNGHGELALGDKLLLAAYRYDDRYVRLDDRWVFAARTIRFMYNVPADEMPTSFADARRLRVPGTPVTEGDYPEKLPTWSTYRP
- a CDS encoding SDR family NAD(P)-dependent oxidoreductase, with product MTAVSEAPTATGLRPTKPAGVVVTGAAQGLGKAIARRFAEDGGHVVGLDLHDTVADVARELGEGHDAVVGDATDPDVVRAACQRAAELGGGLRTVVLNAGVIAPGATVDYPIEDWDKVLGVNLRGTFIGAQVARPFLSEGGSMVLLSSICASQGFAARAAYCASKAGVDGLVRSLAMEWGPDGIRVNGVAPGTFETEMQKAMVASGFVSVQRYIDRIPMNRVGRPEELADAVAYLASDRASYISGVVLAVDGGWAGGGLPAQA